In Papaver somniferum cultivar HN1 unplaced genomic scaffold, ASM357369v1 unplaced-scaffold_117, whole genome shotgun sequence, the DNA window tggAGGGTTTCTCAAGATATATTGATAGAGAAGCTAACTCTCAGTTATTTAATGGTTTTTCTATGGTGCAGAATGGTATAGTGGTTAATCATTTGCACTACGCAGATcacactattttctttgtagacaACAACAAGGAGGAACTCACAAATTTGTTTTATATTCTTCGTTGTTTTGAATACATTGCAGGTTTGAAAGTTAACAAAGCTAAAACAAGAATAATTGTTATTGGCGAGGTGCCTCTTATTAGTGAGTGGGCTGTTGAGTTGGGATGTGCAGTAGATACTATGCCTTTCATGTACCTGGGAATGCCCCTTGGTGCGAAGCCTACTTCTAAAGCTATTTGGGTTCCAattattgagaaatttgatgccAGACTATCTGTATGGAATCAAATATCACTTTCCAAAGGAGGCAAGTTAGCTCTTCTGAAAAGCATCTTAACCTTACTGCCAATGTATTATTTCTCTCTTTTCAAAGCTCCGATTTCTGTCATCAAGATTctagagaagaaaatgaagaaattccTTTGGGGTGGTAGTAATTATTCTCATTTGATTAAATGGAACGTGGTCTTTGCAAACAAGGAAACGGGAGGTCTTGGTGTGTTGAACTTGAGATTGATGAATTTAGCTCTACTAGCTAAATGGTTCTGGATATTCGGAGTAGAAAAGTCTCACCTGTGGTACAAGCTTATAGAGGAGAAATATGGCCGCAATTTTTCAAATTGGGTACCGGGTATGGTGACTTCACCCCATGGTGTATCTTGTTGGAAAACAATTTCTGAGGTCAGTGTTCTGGTAACCAAAAATTCAACTTTGGGTATCCATTCTGGAATGATAAATGGGTCGGGAATACATCCCTTATAGAAACTTTCAATCTTCTTTCCAAATTAGATAGATTACAGTGTGATAGTTTGGCTGATCATATTACACCTGATGGTGCTtggaaatttgatttcaagagagACCTTAATAATTCAGAAGTGGCGCAGTTTGCTGACCTGTTATGTGTCATTGGAAGTAATCCACCATCCACTGATGACTTACCGGATACGAGAAGGTGGGCTCTTCATACTTCAGGTTGTTTCACTGTTAATTCTCTATATGAGAATTTTGTTGCTGCTGAGGGTGTAGCTGATTTTCCATATCATTTTGTCTGGAATGCCGGAGTTCCTCCTAAAGTTAACTTCCTAGTTTGGTGTGCAGTACATGGTAAACTGAATTCTTTGGATATGTTACAACACAAAGGTATGGACATCTACATCTCTTGTGTTCTTTGCGGGGATAGTTCCGAGTCTCAGGATCATATTTTACTTCATTGTAAGGTAGCTCACAATATTTGGATGGCTTTTACTCCTTCGAAACATTGGTCTTGGGTGTTTCCAGGAACCATGTTTAGTTTTGCTCTATCATGGTCTTTCAATATGTTGTCCCCTTCAGGTAGAGTAGTGTGTGACTTGTTACCAGCTGCAGTCATATGGGTTTTGTGGAGAGAGCGTAACTGTCGTACTTTTGAAGAAAACTATAGATTCAAAACAGATGCAGACCTTGCTACAGATGTTAAGTCCCTTGTTTTATCATGGGAAGAAGCTTGTGGAAAGAAGCTTCACCTGAACTGCTCTTATACTGTATCCAATTGGAAGACGGTATTctcctaattttctgttttttgcTTTTGTTTCTGCCTACCTGTTGTAGACATTTGTAAATTCTTATCTCCTTAATGAATTTCTctattcttatcaaaaaaaaaaaaagaattagaaTACAAGGTCCATCTCCTGTACTAACTTGAATATATGGTCTCATAAGTGTTGGGCTACATTGAGTTAGGACAATTGACAAGGTACTCCTGCATTTCACATTAAagtattaaacaaaaaaaaagtatccAAGTTTCTTTGAAATTTGTTAAAATATCGTGTTTTATTCAAAAAGTAAACTCCATCCAGTTAAGTATTAGGTGTTAGTTATCCTTCCTATTAAAAATCATATTTACCCCTGAATTACATCTCCTGCGTGGGAGGGTAAATGATTCGACGATCTTGAAAGCGTTGAATGAACCGGGCTCGACAAACCTGAAAAATGTTGAAGAGGTCGATTTTCCACCAAACTAAAACACATGGGAATGATGAACCTTTTTGGGAAAATTATGTATAACGAACCTGAAATCGGTATAGCGACCGTCTTTTCTTTGGACCGTATGTCGGAGCCCATTTTGGATTAGAATGTACTACGTTTATTTGTACACAAGCCAACCTATCTTTTAGAACCAGAATGAGTAAATTTTCAGCTTTTTGGTTAAATAGGCCCTAGATTTGAATTCTAATGTAGTTTTTTTATGATTGCGAGAAGCTTCTTCAGTCATTATGTGTGTTTTGTAAGTTATTTTTGTACTTGAAAGAAGCTGGCTATCTGCCAGGATTTTCTGGTTTTTGCTgagttgcacctgggtgcataatgcacGGCCTGACATGAAAATACTTTTTCGTGAGGATTTTCTGGTTTTTGCTGAGTTGTACATGGATGCATAATGCACAGTCTGATATGAAAATACTTTTCTGTCAGAATTTTCTGGTTTTTGCTgagttgcacctgggtgcataatgcacAATCTGACATGAAAATACTTTTCTGCAAGTTGCACCTGGGTGGATAATGAGCAAACCTGACAAGATTCACCATTTACAAACATGACAAGACTCACCATTTACAAACATGACAAGATTCACAATATTAAAGTGCTAATTATCtgccaaaaaaaatccaaaattttaCTTGACATAAGAAACCATTAATAAGCATATTTCTTCACAATTAACTCATAGTTCAAGTCTTACAGGAACTCAAATAAAGAAATGTCTAACAAGATCTGAAGAACACTTCTGAACCTAACTAAACAACATTTCTAGTCTTCTTTCTTCCAGCAACTTCCTTCATCTTGGAGAATTTCATACACAATTTGTACCCTTTCTGTCCTCACCTTCTCCATTACAGTTTCTTGGCTTGGAAATTCAAACCCACCATTCATCACCCAATCCATGAAATAAAGGACATACACTCCGGAATCATCACTACTGCAAAACCATCAACTCTTGAGTTAAAGAACATTTCATTGATATTATAGATGGATAGGTAAATTAATGAAACACAAATAAAAACTACGTACCTTTCTTCTTGTTGTGGACATCCATTTGGGTGCAGCTCCACCTTGACCTTGTTCACAACCACTTCCATTGGAGTATCAAATTTGGAAAGCACCTGGTTCACTCTTCTTTCCATAATCTCAGCATCTTGAAGACATATGCTTCCTGTATACTCGACAAGTGAATTGTATTGCCGCCAAGTAGGATCTTGGAAGTCAAAGTGAAGAAATGTGAAGTGTTCTTTATATTCAGGCTTTTCTGGAATTGAACAATGATGGTTCATTGGAATCAATAAGTGATCCACTTTCTTGAAATCCAAATTCTTAAGTACATCATCTATCGTCTTACTTGTCTCCAATGATTCATCATCTATGGTTACATTGAACTAAAGACACAAGATCAGTAGTCAGTGAACTCAACGACAAAGTTTCGACTAACCTGTACACAACATGCACCCAGGTGCATTTAAGTTAACCAAATGTATCCATTTATACACCCAGGTGcatcttagtttatataaatatgaaaaccaattttCATGTACTGCCAACTAAGCTTATAGCAAAATTAAGGATACAGATATAAATTTACCCATGCAAGTGTGCTGAGAAAGACGGTCGGGAGACTTCCATCTGAATCGCTTGTGCTTTCAAACTTCTGCATCCACTTATGCATCTTGAACTCGATGATTTCATTGTCCAACGACTGGTTGAACAACATCTGTTGTATGTATTCTCCTGTAATGAAAATTCTGTAAGTACCTTCCAAGCACTTCCACACGTAGTCGCTTCACCATCATTTTGACATTCAAATTGTTAGTCCCAGTTTAAACTTAACAAAAATATTTGCGTAAAACCAtataaaagaaaaacatatttTCAAAAGGATTCGCATACCCTAACTTTGCAGACTTGTAGTACTCTTGGATCAACTTTACTTCATTCTGTTTCGTCTCTTGAGTTGAGTAATCATGCCACAATATGTTTATCTTCgtcaacttcttcatcttttatTCAGTCTTTTGCTTTTTCAGTTCACCTGTAACAAAACCGTCAAAAATTATCTTCTTCCTTGTAGCATAAGTGTGCTTCACATTTCTCACAATGGAATCGATCTCATTCACTGTAGCTAAATGTACTGCGTTTATAGGTTCCTCGACTACAGGTACTTCTGCTACTGGTTCTTCGGCTACAGGATCCACTTGGATGTTTCCGACTACCGGTTCTTCAGGTGTAACCACTTTTTTCATCTCTTGAGTCACGTTCAGATTGAAAGTcgtaggggtgtaaataacaaCTGGAAGTGGAGAACCGCTAAGAAGTGGTTTTCGCGGGGACTGATTCTCTCTCAACATTTCTATCCGACTCTTCAATGCTTCAATTGCACCATTCAAATCAAAAATTATCTTGTCCTTTACTTTAACTTCATTTTTCAACTCTTGTACTTCAGCTTTCAAAGTTTGAACCTCACTTTGTTCAAAAAGACCAAGCTTCTTTTCCTCATCAGTAAAAGCAACCACAAATTCTTGACTAACCTGTTCATAACATTTCCCCCGGGTGCATCTTAGTTTATATAACTATGGACACCAATTTTGCACACAAGTGCATCTAAGTTTACATGAAAATCAAATTTAAAACAAATGATTCACCCAGGTGCATCTAGGCTTATAACAAGattgaaaaaaaaactttgaacATACTTTGAGAACTTTGTTGTGCCTAGGTGTATCTAAGTGTTTGCAAAGTGTAAAGCTAACATATAAAAAGTAGTTGTTGTCTTACTTTTTCTTTAGAAAGACTATCCAACATGCCTTCAAGTTCGGATGATCCGTCATACAAGTTCCACCTAGCGAACCTTGGTAAGTTGTCGGTGTTTGGTTTCCTTTTGATGTTTCTAACATGTTCAAGAAACCAAAGCTGCAACAATGAAAAGAATATTACCTATCAAGTTAGGTTGAAGAAACTAATAGCAAATAAAATAGTACTTATAATGAAGAATGTTGCTGAGGAACTCACCAAAAGATACACGGTACAACCAGTCACagtttttgttttacttttatttcttgttACCGAAGCAATGCTTTCCATCAGATGCTCGTGGATTTCGTCAGGCCATGATATCATATTCATTGTATCGACTGACTGCACACAATTCAGATACTTATAGTGAATGTACGTGGCATTGCAGTTCGTAAAAAACAATGTGCCGAACATGTATAACACCAAAAGCttcacaaaatcttcttctttgccttcctGTTCAGCAACATGCTTTATTCCTTCATAGATGCGTTTTTTCTCAAGTTTCACttcacttttcttcttctctggcttcaTGTTCTGATCTTCTTGTTcaacattcttcttcttttgcttcttcttcttcttagcttcttcagtttcatcttcttcaatattttcttcagCTAGGAAATACTCTCTTGTAAAACTCAGAATCTCTAAGAATAGGATCATCCTTTGGCCCACACCTTTCTCTATCTGCTTTACTCATCTTGAATCTCTTCATTAAAAATATGACGGCAAGTTTATCTGCACTTGTCTCTAAAGTTTCACCAGCAATGTTAAAAGTAttgtctttaacaaatctactaATGATGTAATCTAAAACTTTGGGTGCTTTCCAATATTCCGTCTTATCTAGTTCTTTGAGTGCAACAATCATAGGCCCAAATTCAGTCTTCATCAACACTTCCTGCTGCTTTGATGTTATTGTCAATGAATTTAGTAGAGTCATTGTGGGTAAAAAACTTGATCGAAACACTTTACTTACTTCCTTTGTACTGACTAGATTTTCCACTCGCTGATTTGCGATATCCACATGGACATTAACATCGTGCTTGTTCTTCGTTCTTAATTCGGAAGTCTTCCTCTTTCCTTTGCTTCCTacaatagaaaacaacaaaatGTATCCAAGATCAAAACCAAATAGCCAAATTTGCTCAAGATACACCCACCTGCAAcaagaaaactaaacaaagccaaaaaaaaaaacagcattcACCTGGGTGCATCTGAGTATCACCTGCCAAGAATTTTACATGTTTGAAAAGATCAAAACAATATTGGAACTGATTTTAGTTCATTATGTAACATTTCGCACTACTATACAATTGCTCAGTCAAACCATTATCAATGAGAAGTTTTGGTATGCCTTACACTATATTGATGAGGCCACTAATTGACCAGGTCGAACTGATGCGCCTACAAGAAAACTGTTAACAAAAAGGCCAAGCAAGAAAACTGTATGGTGTTACTCAGAAAATTGTTAACACGTAGTTTTACAAAACCATTA includes these proteins:
- the LOC113330241 gene encoding uncharacterized protein LOC113330241 isoform X2; the encoded protein is MKKLTKINILWHDYSTQETKQNEVKLIQEYYKSAKLGDYVWKCLEGTYRIFITGEYIQQMLFNQSLDNEIIEFKMHKWMQKFESTSDSDGSLPTVFLSTLAWFNVTIDDESLETSKTIDDVLKNLDFKKVDHLLIPMNHHCSIPEKPEYKEHFTFLHFDFQDPTWRQYNSLVEYTGSICLQDAEIMERRVNQVLSKFDTPMEVVVNKVKVELHPNGCPQQEESSDDSGVYVLYFMDWVMNGGFEFPSQETVMEKVRTERVQIVYEILQDEGSCWKKED
- the LOC113330241 gene encoding uncharacterized protein LOC113330241 isoform X1 — translated: MILFLEILSFTREYFLAEENIEEDETEEAKKKKKQKKKNVEQEDQNMKPEKKKSEVKLEKKRIYEGIKHVAEQEGKEEDFVKLLVLYMFGTLFFTNCNATYIHYKYLNCVQSVDTMNMISWPDEIHEHLMESIASVTRNKSKTKTVTGCTVYLLLWFLEHVRNIKRKPNTDNLPRFARWNLYDGSSELEGMLDSLSKEKVSQEFVVAFTDEEKKLGLFEQSEVQTLKAEVQELKNEVKVKDKIIFDLNGAIEALKSRIEMLRENQSPRKPLLSGSPLPVVIYTPTTFNLNVTQEMKKVVTPEEPVVGNIQVDPVAEEPVAEVPVVEEPINAVHLATVNEIDSIVRNVKHTYATRKKIIFDGFVTGELKKQKTE